From Pseudoxanthomonas sp. YR558, the proteins below share one genomic window:
- a CDS encoding TetR/AcrR family transcriptional regulator has protein sequence MRPAPTLSAPDQRRSRVHQAVRELMAEQGFRISMDAVAARAGCSKQTLYAHFGSKQELLRSVIAEHQELATAQLSPTADAPREALLAFAEEHLRHLCDPSVVAASQLLAAEAHQFPQEARDLYRDACDTLVQRLAAWLQHAMDQEWLRHDDPHYAAELLLSMIVGMDFERQRFGVPHRASRQARQRWSIFAVDTFLRAFAPSPDNEPASPDQPPGRRIRSLRPLPTSSRKRNGASP, from the coding sequence ATGCGCCCCGCCCCCACCCTCTCCGCGCCCGACCAACGTCGCTCTCGCGTCCACCAGGCCGTGCGCGAACTCATGGCCGAACAGGGGTTCCGCATCAGCATGGACGCGGTCGCAGCGCGGGCGGGCTGCTCGAAGCAGACGCTCTACGCGCATTTCGGCAGCAAACAGGAGCTGTTGCGCAGCGTGATCGCCGAGCACCAGGAGCTGGCGACCGCGCAGTTGTCGCCGACGGCCGATGCGCCCCGCGAGGCGCTGCTGGCCTTCGCGGAAGAACACCTTCGCCACCTGTGCGACCCGTCGGTGGTCGCCGCCAGCCAACTGCTGGCCGCAGAAGCGCACCAATTTCCCCAGGAAGCACGCGACCTGTATCGCGACGCTTGCGATACTCTGGTGCAGCGCCTCGCCGCCTGGCTGCAGCACGCCATGGACCAGGAATGGCTGAGGCATGACGACCCGCACTACGCCGCGGAGTTGCTGCTCAGCATGATCGTCGGGATGGATTTCGAGCGGCAGCGCTTCGGCGTCCCCCATCGCGCGAGCCGCCAGGCGCGCCAGCGGTGGTCGATATTCGCCGTCGATACCTTTCTGCGTGCGTTCGCGCCCTCGCCCGACAACGAACCTGCTTCCCCGGACCAGCCCCCTGGCCGTCGCATCCGCTCATTGCGCCCCCTTCCCACGTCTTCAAGAAAAAGAAACGGAGCTTCCCCATGA
- a CDS encoding NAD-glutamate dehydrogenase domain-containing protein, producing MNAARSPKKASKQTSKPEASKATKSVTPKATPTKKVAARPVQAAKAAKGKAVVAKADDAFSLSPILDAIRKRVSGATAQAEAQTFAEAFYKRMEEDEFPHHSAEGWAAIAADMLAFARTRKAGTANVRVFNATHKSHGWESPHTVLQIVNEDMPFLVDSVSMALADMSVGVHVLGHPLVRFTRDKAGKVSAVGEGKPESLMLLEIDRLPAEEMAQIEKRIRGVLEEVRAIVRDWSAMREKMLALADDLATRRMPVDDDGRREAQEFLRWAAADHFTFFGYREYRVEKSTGILGAIEDSGLGLLREGDTTPPRNIKTLAAHYLPQGGSVDALILTKTNRRSTVHRPGNMDYIGVLEFDAQGNPIAEQRFIGLYTSSAYNRRPWEIPLVRERHEYVMQKSGLSPSGHSGKALRHILETLPREELFQSSDEELFRTSMGILGLQERVRSKLFLRRDRYGRFYSALVYIPRERFNTDVRLRIESLLKDAMRGEYVDSSVLLGESPLAQLHITIRPKAGEQVDVDTSALEGDIAHLLRNWQDDLRETLISRHGESKGLLLAGGYGRALPAGYIEVVSPEGAARDVELLAALAGKDDLRLSLHESRRKRPGQGRLRLNLYRQETDIPLSDALPLMENMGLRVISEHPFRLETAQGARYIQEFEVEPVNGAFDVERLAPAFEDAFACIWRGDAENDGFNKLVLGAGLAWRQVALLRGYCKYLLQTGVPFSQSYVEETLNRYPLLARLLVELFEARFDPATGSESKAQIKEGQERFAAQLKPLTGDDEAAAKTLAALVDARGGKREQQVEAAHQSLLKLMDRVSSLDEDRILRGFMGAIEATLRTSFYQRGKDGQPAHTISFKFDSAKVPDLPKPRPYREIFVYGPRVEGVHLRFGPVARGGLRWSDRREDFRTEVLGLVKAQMVKNTVIVPVGAKGGFFVKRPPVGGDRDAVLAEGIACYKLFIQGLLDITDNIVGNKIVPPVDVVRHDQDDPYLVVAADKGTATFSDIANGLAIAHGFWMGDAFASGGSVGYDHKGMGITARGAWESVKRHFRALGRDSQTQDFTCVGIGDMSGDVFGNGMLLSEHIRLLAAFDHRHIFLDPNPDAAKSFKERDRMFKVPRSSWADYDAKLISKGGGIHPRSAKSIEITPEVRAVLGIADGVKAMTPNELMSAILKSPVDLLWNGGIGTYVKAASETHADVGDRANNGLRVDGRDLRCKVVGEGGNLGLTQLGRIEAAQHGVLLNTDFIDNSAGVDTSDHEVNIKILLNGVVQAKKLSMDARNKLLADMTDEVAELVLWDNYRQNQAISLMERMSVSRLGSKQHFIQTLESQGLLDRQIEFLPSDAELAERKARGQGLTRPELSVLLSYSKLVAFQQLLESDIPEDPYLSKELQRYFPQPLQKKYASEMEKHRLKREIIATAVTNTTINRMGATFLLRMQEDTGRSPAEVAKAFTITRETLDARTLWNQIDALDGLVPESVQIDALQVIWQVQRNFTRWLLTRQGPIPAIATAVERYHDGFNEIRAADGVLPDSLRPAYNASLQDWKDKGLPPALAGQIAALPYLEPSCDIIELSRARKLKPVEVSKVHYRLGEALHLPWLQDQIEALKVDGRWHAVARGVLRDELAAHQRTLTNQVLSLPGGNADAKVQAWLGRDDAGLRFTLNMLNELAAQKTLDYPTASVAVQRLGQLASQG from the coding sequence ATGAACGCTGCACGCAGCCCGAAAAAAGCCTCGAAACAGACGTCTAAACCGGAAGCCTCCAAGGCCACCAAGTCGGTGACCCCGAAGGCGACCCCCACCAAGAAGGTGGCGGCCCGACCGGTGCAGGCGGCGAAGGCCGCGAAGGGCAAGGCAGTGGTGGCGAAGGCCGACGACGCGTTCTCGTTGTCCCCGATCCTCGACGCGATCCGCAAGCGCGTTTCCGGCGCCACAGCGCAGGCCGAAGCGCAGACCTTTGCGGAAGCCTTCTACAAGCGCATGGAGGAGGACGAGTTCCCCCACCACAGTGCGGAAGGCTGGGCGGCCATCGCCGCCGACATGCTGGCGTTCGCGCGGACCCGCAAGGCGGGCACGGCCAACGTCCGCGTGTTCAATGCCACCCATAAGTCGCATGGCTGGGAATCGCCCCACACCGTGCTCCAGATCGTCAACGAAGACATGCCGTTCCTCGTGGACTCCGTGAGCATGGCGCTGGCCGACATGAGCGTGGGCGTGCATGTGCTCGGCCATCCGCTGGTGCGCTTCACCCGCGACAAGGCAGGCAAGGTGTCCGCCGTGGGCGAGGGCAAACCCGAGTCGCTGATGCTGCTCGAGATCGACCGCCTACCGGCAGAAGAGATGGCGCAGATCGAGAAGCGCATCCGCGGCGTGCTGGAGGAAGTGCGCGCGATCGTCCGCGACTGGAGCGCGATGCGCGAGAAGATGCTGGCGCTCGCCGACGACCTGGCCACCCGCCGCATGCCGGTGGACGACGACGGCCGCCGCGAGGCGCAGGAATTCCTGCGCTGGGCCGCCGCGGACCATTTCACCTTCTTCGGCTACCGCGAATACCGCGTGGAGAAGAGCACCGGCATCCTCGGCGCCATCGAGGACAGCGGCCTCGGCCTGCTGCGCGAGGGCGACACCACGCCGCCGCGCAATATCAAGACGCTGGCCGCGCACTACCTGCCGCAGGGCGGTTCGGTGGACGCACTGATCCTCACCAAGACCAACCGCCGTTCCACCGTGCACCGTCCGGGCAACATGGACTACATCGGCGTGCTGGAGTTCGACGCGCAGGGCAATCCCATCGCCGAGCAGCGTTTCATCGGCCTGTACACCTCCAGCGCCTACAACCGCCGTCCGTGGGAGATCCCGCTGGTCCGCGAGCGCCACGAGTACGTGATGCAGAAGTCCGGGCTGTCGCCCAGCGGCCATAGCGGCAAGGCGCTGCGCCACATCCTGGAAACCCTGCCGCGCGAGGAGCTGTTCCAGTCCAGCGACGAAGAGCTCTTCCGCACCTCGATGGGCATCCTCGGCCTGCAGGAGCGCGTGCGCAGCAAGCTGTTCCTGCGCCGCGACCGCTATGGCCGGTTCTATTCGGCGCTGGTCTACATCCCGCGCGAGCGTTTCAACACCGATGTGCGCCTGCGCATCGAATCGTTGTTGAAGGACGCCATGCGTGGCGAGTACGTGGACAGCAGCGTGCTGCTGGGCGAATCGCCGCTGGCGCAGTTGCACATCACCATCCGTCCTAAGGCGGGCGAACAGGTCGATGTCGACACGTCCGCGCTCGAAGGCGACATCGCCCACCTGCTGCGCAACTGGCAGGACGACCTGCGCGAGACCCTGATCTCGCGCCATGGCGAATCGAAGGGCTTGTTGCTGGCCGGTGGCTACGGCCGTGCTCTGCCGGCGGGCTACATCGAAGTGGTGTCCCCCGAGGGCGCTGCGCGCGATGTCGAACTGCTGGCCGCACTGGCGGGCAAGGACGACCTGCGCCTGAGCCTGCACGAGTCGCGTCGCAAGCGTCCGGGCCAGGGCCGCCTGCGCCTGAACCTGTATCGCCAGGAAACCGACATCCCGCTCTCCGATGCGCTGCCGCTGATGGAGAACATGGGTTTGCGGGTGATTTCGGAACATCCCTTCCGTCTGGAAACCGCCCAAGGTGCCCGCTACATCCAGGAGTTCGAAGTCGAGCCGGTCAATGGCGCGTTCGACGTCGAGCGCCTCGCACCCGCCTTCGAGGATGCGTTCGCGTGCATCTGGCGCGGCGATGCGGAGAACGACGGCTTCAACAAGCTGGTGCTGGGCGCCGGGCTGGCCTGGCGCCAGGTCGCGCTGCTGCGCGGCTACTGCAAGTACCTGCTGCAGACCGGCGTGCCGTTCTCGCAGAGCTACGTAGAAGAGACGCTCAACCGCTACCCGCTGCTGGCCCGCTTGCTGGTGGAGCTGTTCGAAGCGCGCTTCGATCCGGCGACCGGCAGCGAGAGCAAGGCGCAGATCAAGGAAGGCCAGGAGCGCTTCGCGGCGCAACTGAAGCCGCTGACCGGCGACGATGAGGCAGCCGCCAAGACGCTGGCCGCGCTGGTCGATGCCCGTGGCGGCAAGCGAGAGCAGCAGGTCGAGGCCGCGCACCAATCGCTGCTGAAGCTGATGGACCGCGTGTCGAGCCTGGATGAGGACCGCATCCTGCGCGGCTTCATGGGCGCCATCGAAGCCACGCTGCGCACGAGCTTCTACCAGCGCGGCAAGGACGGACAGCCGGCCCACACGATCAGCTTCAAGTTCGATTCGGCGAAGGTGCCTGACCTGCCCAAGCCGCGCCCGTATCGCGAGATCTTCGTGTACGGCCCGCGCGTGGAAGGCGTGCACCTGCGCTTCGGCCCGGTCGCGCGCGGCGGCCTGCGCTGGTCCGACCGTCGCGAAGACTTCCGCACCGAGGTGCTCGGCCTGGTGAAGGCGCAGATGGTGAAGAACACCGTCATCGTCCCGGTCGGTGCGAAGGGTGGTTTCTTCGTCAAGCGCCCGCCGGTGGGTGGCGACCGCGATGCCGTGCTCGCCGAAGGCATCGCCTGCTACAAGCTGTTCATCCAGGGCCTGCTGGACATCACCGACAACATCGTCGGCAACAAGATCGTGCCGCCGGTCGACGTGGTGCGCCACGACCAGGACGATCCGTATCTGGTGGTCGCGGCCGACAAGGGCACGGCCACGTTCTCCGACATCGCCAACGGCCTGGCCATCGCGCATGGTTTCTGGATGGGCGATGCATTCGCCTCCGGTGGTTCGGTGGGCTACGACCACAAGGGCATGGGCATCACCGCCCGCGGCGCCTGGGAATCCGTCAAGCGCCACTTCCGTGCGCTCGGCCGCGATTCGCAGACGCAGGACTTCACCTGCGTGGGCATCGGCGACATGTCCGGTGACGTGTTCGGCAACGGCATGCTGCTGTCGGAGCACATCCGCCTGCTCGCGGCGTTCGACCATCGCCATATCTTCCTGGATCCGAACCCGGACGCGGCGAAGTCGTTCAAGGAACGCGACCGCATGTTCAAGGTGCCGCGTTCCAGCTGGGCGGACTACGACGCCAAACTGATCTCCAAGGGCGGTGGCATCCATCCGCGCAGTGCGAAGTCCATCGAGATCACGCCGGAAGTGCGCGCTGTGCTCGGCATCGCGGACGGCGTGAAGGCGATGACGCCCAACGAGCTGATGAGCGCCATCCTGAAGTCGCCGGTCGACCTGCTGTGGAACGGCGGCATCGGCACCTACGTCAAGGCCGCCAGCGAGACCCACGCCGACGTGGGCGATCGCGCCAACAATGGCCTGCGCGTGGACGGGCGGGATCTGCGTTGCAAGGTGGTGGGCGAGGGCGGCAACCTGGGCCTGACCCAGTTGGGCCGCATCGAAGCCGCACAACATGGCGTGCTGCTCAACACCGACTTCATCGACAACTCCGCCGGCGTGGACACCTCCGACCACGAGGTGAACATCAAGATCCTGCTGAACGGCGTGGTGCAGGCGAAGAAGCTGTCGATGGACGCCCGCAACAAGCTGCTGGCCGATATGACGGACGAAGTCGCCGAACTGGTGCTGTGGGACAACTACCGCCAGAACCAGGCGATCAGCCTGATGGAGCGCATGAGCGTCTCGCGCCTGGGTTCCAAGCAGCACTTCATCCAGACGCTGGAATCGCAAGGCCTGCTGGACCGCCAGATCGAGTTCCTGCCGTCCGATGCGGAGCTTGCCGAGCGCAAGGCGCGTGGGCAGGGCCTGACCCGTCCCGAACTGTCGGTGCTGCTGTCGTACTCCAAGCTGGTGGCGTTCCAGCAACTGCTGGAATCCGACATCCCCGAGGATCCGTACCTTTCCAAGGAGCTGCAGCGGTACTTCCCGCAGCCGCTGCAGAAGAAGTACGCCTCGGAGATGGAGAAGCACCGCCTGAAGCGCGAGATCATCGCCACGGCGGTCACCAACACCACCATCAACCGCATGGGTGCGACCTTCCTGCTGCGCATGCAGGAAGACACGGGCCGCTCGCCGGCGGAAGTCGCCAAGGCCTTCACCATCACCCGCGAGACGCTGGATGCGCGGACGCTGTGGAACCAGATCGATGCGCTGGACGGTCTGGTGCCCGAGTCGGTGCAGATCGACGCGCTACAGGTCATCTGGCAGGTGCAGCGCAACTTCACCCGCTGGCTGCTGACCCGCCAAGGACCGATTCCGGCGATCGCCACGGCGGTGGAGCGCTATCACGACGGCTTCAACGAGATCCGTGCGGCGGACGGCGTGCTGCCGGATTCCCTGCGCCCGGCGTACAACGCCAGCCTGCAGGACTGGAAGGACAAGGGCCTGCCGCCTGCGCTCGCCGGCCAGATTGCGGCGCTGCCGTACCTGGAACCATCGTGCGACATCATCGAACTGTCGCGTGCGCGCAAGCTCAAGCCGGTCGAGGTGTCGAAGGTCCACTACCGCTTGGGCGAAGCCTTGCACCTACCGTGGCTGCAGGACCAGATCGAAGCCCTCAAGGTCGACGGTCGCTGGCATGCGGTGGCGCGAGGCGTGTTGCGCGACGAACTCGCCGCGCACCAGCGCACGCTGACCAACCAGGTGCTGTCGCTGCCCGGTGGCAACGCCGACGCCAAGGTCCAGGCCTGGCTGGGTCGCGACGACGCGGGCCTGCGCTTCACGCTGAACATGCTCAACGAGCTGGCGGCGCAAAAGACGCTGGACTACCCGACCGCGTCGGTGGCCGTGCAGCGACTGGGTCAACTGGCGTCGCAGGGCTGA
- a CDS encoding efflux RND transporter periplasmic adaptor subunit, translating into MTSPVRPLVLASALLAVLTACSKPEQQQMPPPEVVVATATPQNVPLQRDLVGRLSPFRSSDVRARVAGVVQKRVYQEGSDVKEGQVLFLIDPAPLQASLSAAQANLASAQATYANAKVSADRARQLAPQKFVSKSDLDNAEAAERSAAAAVQQARANVETARINLGYASVTAPISGRAGKQQVTEGALVGQGDATLLTTIDQIDPLYANFSMSSSEMQAIQQAQGEGKVELAGAGQRTVQIVLPNGQVIDQAGTLDFSDTVVDPATGSVSLRATVPNEGRTLLPGTFVTLRATLGEQKGAFLIPQGAVQRDTVSAYAMIVGKDGNVVRKNVVTQQAVGANWLITDGLAAGDQVIVEGLQKVKEGAPAKGITAEQAAAAKAAQAKPAPAQGKAE; encoded by the coding sequence ATGACGTCCCCCGTCCGTCCCCTCGTCCTGGCCAGCGCCCTGCTGGCGGTCCTGACCGCCTGCAGCAAGCCCGAGCAGCAGCAGATGCCTCCGCCTGAAGTGGTCGTGGCGACCGCCACGCCGCAGAACGTGCCGTTGCAGCGCGATCTCGTCGGTCGGCTGTCGCCGTTCCGCAGCTCCGATGTGCGTGCCCGCGTCGCCGGCGTGGTGCAGAAGCGCGTGTACCAGGAAGGCAGCGACGTGAAGGAAGGCCAGGTGCTGTTCCTGATCGATCCGGCACCGTTGCAGGCGTCGTTGAGCGCCGCGCAGGCCAACCTGGCCTCGGCACAGGCCACGTACGCCAATGCGAAGGTCTCCGCCGACCGCGCGCGCCAGCTCGCGCCGCAGAAGTTCGTTTCCAAGTCCGACCTCGACAACGCCGAAGCCGCCGAGCGCAGCGCTGCTGCGGCCGTGCAGCAGGCGCGCGCCAACGTCGAGACCGCCCGCATCAACCTGGGCTATGCCAGCGTCACCGCACCGATCTCCGGCCGTGCCGGCAAGCAGCAGGTCACCGAGGGCGCGCTGGTGGGCCAGGGCGACGCCACGCTGCTGACCACGATCGACCAGATCGATCCGCTCTACGCCAACTTCTCGATGAGCTCCAGCGAGATGCAGGCCATCCAGCAGGCGCAGGGCGAAGGCAAGGTCGAACTGGCGGGCGCAGGCCAGCGCACGGTGCAGATCGTGCTGCCAAACGGCCAGGTGATCGATCAGGCCGGCACGCTCGACTTCTCCGACACCGTGGTCGATCCGGCCACCGGCAGCGTCTCGCTGCGCGCCACCGTGCCCAACGAAGGCCGCACGCTGCTGCCGGGCACCTTCGTCACCCTGCGTGCGACGCTGGGCGAGCAGAAGGGCGCCTTCCTGATCCCGCAGGGCGCGGTCCAGCGCGATACCGTCAGCGCCTACGCGATGATCGTCGGCAAGGACGGCAACGTCGTCCGCAAGAACGTCGTCACCCAGCAGGCCGTCGGCGCGAACTGGTTGATCACCGACGGTCTGGCCGCCGGCGACCAGGTGATCGTCGAAGGGCTGCAGAAGGTCAAGGAAGGCGCGCCCGCGAAGGGCATCACCGCCGAACAGGCTGCCGCCGCCAAGGCCGCGCAGGCCAAGCCGGCGCCCGCGCAAGGCAAGGCCGAGTAA